The Vicia villosa cultivar HV-30 ecotype Madison, WI linkage group LG1, Vvil1.0, whole genome shotgun sequence genome includes a region encoding these proteins:
- the LOC131627148 gene encoding F-box/kelch-repeat protein At3g06240-like: protein MEKKTLYLPHELIILILLKLPVNSLMRFKLVCKLWFSLISDSQFASSYFEHAGHANSHSRKIAWMERSCNIKSIDFEGSIDNVSPNINFTIAPFLWLEIKGSCRGLIYVHTRRTIYIWNPTTGFHVEIPISPFESNNISSTSDNLYGFGYDRSRDDYLVVACCYDPDLYNISSRLQFFSFRDHKWKEVEGPHCSFRIESENAGSLCNGAIHWTAYRDYDELKVIVAFDLMERKMLEIPFSDECELGLISDVWVFGEFLSVWTKNNDTFEIFVMKEYKVHSSWIKTLCFPIINEDLRWFKPVCHTKSGDIIGTAYRKIVKLNVEGHVLEITSNGDSLDGLQAVVYTESLLSLPGSDIQQV from the coding sequence ATGGAGAAGAAGACGCTGTATCTTCCTCATGAATTGATCATTCTCATCCTGTTGAAGCTGCCGGTGAACTCTCTTATGCGCTTCAAATTGGTTTGTAAGTTATGGTTTTCTCTTATCTCTGATTCTCAATTTGCATCCTCATATTTTGAACATGCCGGACATGCCAACTCACACTCTCGTAAAATTGCATGGATGGAACGATCTTGTAATATTAAATCTATAGATTTTGAAGGATCAATCGATAATGTTTCCCCGAACATTAATTTTACGATTGCTCCATTTCTTTGGCTTGAAATTAAAGGTTCATGTAGAGGGCTTATATATGTGCACACTCGGCGTACAATTTATATATGGAATCCAACCACTGGATTTCACGTAGAAATACCTATATCTCCTTTTGAATCCAACAATATATCAAGTACTTCAGATAATCTTTATGGTTTTGGTTATGACCGGTCGAGAGATGATTACTTGGTGGTTGCATGTTGTTATGATCCAGATTTATATAATATTTCATCGCGTTTACAGTTTTTTTCATTTAGAGATCATAAGTGGAAAGAAGTTGAGGGTCCTCATTGCTCTTTTAGGATTGAATCTGAAAATGCGGGGTCGCTCTGTAATGGGGCTATTCATTGGACGGCTTATCGCGATTACGACGAGTTAAAAGTTATTGTTGCTTTTGATTTAATGGAAAGGAAAATGTTAGAGATACCTTTTTCAGATGAATGTGAGCTGGGTTTAATCAGTGATGTGTGGGTATTTGGAGAATTTCTCAGTGTGTGGACTAAAAATAATGACACATTTGAAATTTTTGTGATGAAAGAATACAAAGTGCATTCCTCTTGGATTAAGACTCTTTGTTTTCCTATTATTAATGAAGACCTTCGTTGGTTTAAGCCTGTATGCCATACAAAAAGTGGTGATATTATTGGAACAGCTTATCGTAAAATTGTGAAGTTAAATGTTGAAGGACATGTGTTAGAGATTACTTCTAACGGCGACAGTTTGGACGGACTCCAAGCTGTCGTCTATACGGAGTCTCTGCTCTCACTTCCTGGTAGTGACATTCAGCAAGTTTAA